In Legionella cardiaca, a genomic segment contains:
- a CDS encoding 2-hydroxyacid dehydrogenase — protein sequence MKISFFSTQKYERPIFDQVNQLHHHEINYYDFHLNSESIGAVAPTDAVCCFVNDSINSKVIDGLYERGVQLIALRSAGYNHVDYVYAQERGISICRVPSYSPQAIAEHTVTLILCLNRKVPQAYNRVREGNFSLDGLMGFNLYQKTVGIIGTGQIGTALATILNGFGCKILAFDPQPNECCSKLGVNYTSLDSLLKNSDIVSLNCPLNDSTYHIIDSQALGKMKQGAMLINTGRGKLLDTKAVIVALKSKKLGYLGIDVYEEEESLFFEDHSSEIIDDDVFCRLLTFPNVLITGHQGFFTQEAIQNIASTTLENISNFEKKTGPIYLVATTL from the coding sequence ATGAAAATTTCTTTTTTTAGTACCCAAAAATATGAGCGGCCCATTTTCGATCAGGTCAATCAGCTACATCATCATGAAATTAATTATTATGATTTCCATCTGAATTCAGAAAGCATCGGGGCGGTAGCTCCAACGGATGCAGTATGCTGTTTCGTGAATGATTCCATTAATAGCAAGGTAATTGATGGACTATATGAGCGCGGTGTTCAGCTAATCGCTTTGCGGTCTGCGGGATATAACCATGTTGATTATGTTTATGCACAGGAGAGAGGGATAAGTATCTGTAGAGTACCCTCCTATTCACCACAAGCGATTGCAGAACATACAGTAACATTAATTTTATGTCTCAATAGAAAAGTTCCCCAGGCCTATAACAGAGTGCGAGAGGGAAATTTTTCTCTCGATGGATTAATGGGCTTTAACTTATATCAAAAAACAGTAGGAATTATTGGTACAGGGCAAATAGGCACTGCACTAGCAACTATTCTTAATGGTTTTGGTTGTAAAATTCTTGCTTTCGACCCACAACCTAATGAGTGTTGTAGCAAACTTGGAGTAAACTATACAAGTTTAGACTCCTTATTGAAAAACTCAGATATTGTTAGTCTAAATTGCCCTTTAAACGACAGTACATACCACATAATCGATTCCCAAGCTTTAGGAAAAATGAAACAAGGGGCAATGCTTATTAATACCGGTCGAGGAAAACTCCTTGACACCAAAGCAGTTATAGTGGCACTAAAAAGTAAAAAATTAGGTTATCTTGGAATTGATGTATATGAAGAAGAGGAATCATTGTTTTTTGAAGATCATTCCTCTGAAATTATTGATGATGACGTATTTTGCAGGTTACTAACTTTTCCAAACGTACTTATTACTGGCCATCAGGGTTTTTTCACGCAAGAGGCCATACAGAATATTGCCTCAACAACATTGGAAAATATAAGTAACTTTGAGAAAAAAACAGGCCCAATCTATTTAGTCGCAACGACATTATAA
- a CDS encoding F-box-like domain-containing protein has protein sequence MLQNNRDILFTIFNFLPKREIISKLTVCKTWKEVGQDKRLWGNEPYDRFRDTIIILDDQLRDFVLSDVIDLKLAKQLQTLWDMVDTRRAEQLQKLLPALWPQEISLQKPLSSKLGAILLLGRFVSKKDLDAIWKKHQAVASLTSSLFAINLREPLSVQIFSLLNTVPVIKALKNGHCKMEELIQLSSWQINGLRDARGLKALEKGLLTSAIVAKMKTPFDFTPYYFPESPAETSNSQCKL, from the coding sequence ATGTTACAGAATAATCGAGATATTCTCTTCACAATATTTAATTTTCTTCCTAAAAGAGAAATTATAAGCAAATTGACTGTTTGTAAAACTTGGAAAGAAGTGGGGCAAGATAAACGACTATGGGGCAATGAACCCTACGACAGATTTCGGGACACGATAATAATTCTAGATGATCAACTAAGAGATTTTGTATTAAGTGATGTCATTGACTTAAAGCTTGCAAAACAACTACAAACTTTATGGGATATGGTCGATACGAGACGTGCCGAACAATTGCAAAAGCTTTTGCCAGCGCTTTGGCCACAAGAGATAAGCCTACAAAAACCATTATCTTCTAAATTAGGAGCGATTCTTCTCTTAGGCCGTTTTGTTTCTAAAAAGGATTTAGACGCGATATGGAAAAAACATCAAGCGGTGGCCTCCTTAACCAGCTCACTTTTTGCAATTAATTTACGCGAGCCATTAAGCGTACAAATTTTTTCGTTGCTAAACACTGTACCAGTCATTAAGGCTTTAAAAAATGGACATTGTAAAATGGAGGAGCTTATTCAGTTAAGTTCTTGGCAAATTAATGGCTTGAGAGATGCTCGGGGATTAAAGGCTCTAGAGAAAGGTCTTTTAACGAGCGCAATCGTTGCCAAAATGAAAACCCCTTTTGATTTTACGCCTTATTATTTCCCGGAGTCTCCTGCTGAGACATCGAATTCTCAATGTAAGCTATAA
- the hslO gene encoding Hsp33 family molecular chaperone HslO produces the protein MKDNDSLQRFMFEHAHIRGEIAHLQETYQTIMEQRPYPPMVKNLLGEALISCLLLVGSIKFEGELSLQFQGDTRLPLLIVQCDHLLRLRAFAKYKDNLQVIDYADAFLKGQMVLTINQYNQTQAYQSIVPIQSTSMSENLMHYFAQSEQIASRVWLAVNEEMAAGMLLQLMPGQDTVQREQFWEYAVQLGQTVSEHELLNLDNQTLLYRLYNETEVRLFDSRPTRFQCRCSEDKMKQVLKILGEEEAKQLLQERNQIEVSCDFCNKQYIFDPIDVTMLFRS, from the coding sequence ATGAAAGACAATGACTCTTTACAGCGCTTCATGTTCGAACACGCCCATATCCGCGGCGAAATCGCACATTTGCAAGAGACTTATCAAACTATTATGGAACAACGTCCCTATCCGCCAATGGTAAAAAATTTGCTGGGAGAGGCACTTATCTCCTGTTTGCTTTTAGTCGGAAGCATCAAATTTGAAGGCGAGCTTTCTTTGCAATTTCAGGGAGACACGCGGTTACCCTTACTTATTGTCCAATGTGATCACCTGTTGAGGCTAAGGGCATTTGCAAAATATAAAGACAATTTGCAAGTGATTGACTATGCCGATGCTTTCTTAAAAGGGCAAATGGTACTCACTATTAATCAGTACAATCAAACTCAAGCTTATCAAAGCATTGTTCCTATTCAGTCAACTTCTATGAGTGAAAACCTCATGCATTATTTTGCTCAGTCCGAACAAATTGCCAGTCGAGTGTGGTTAGCTGTCAATGAAGAGATGGCTGCAGGAATGCTGCTGCAACTGATGCCTGGCCAGGATACAGTACAACGAGAACAGTTTTGGGAATATGCTGTTCAGCTGGGTCAAACCGTTAGTGAACATGAATTATTAAATTTAGATAACCAAACCTTGCTCTATCGACTTTATAACGAAACGGAAGTACGCCTTTTCGATAGTCGCCCCACCCGCTTTCAATGTCGCTGCAGTGAGGACAAAATGAAACAGGTGTTAAAGATCCTGGGCGAAGAAGAAGCGAAACAACTTTTACAGGAAAGAAACCAAATCGAAGTCAGTTGCGACTTCTGCAATAAGCAATATATTTTTGACCCAATTGATGTGACGATGCTATTTCGTAGCTAA
- a CDS encoding UvrD-helicase domain-containing protein — protein MLNPQQMAAVQYIDGPLLVLAGAGSGKTRVITQKIAYLLESCGYAAASVCAVTFTNKAANEMRARVAAVLPAPIRRGLKVATFHTLGLSIIKHHVTLCGLKPGFSIFDSEDCLQLLRSFLPAGKANERDYLLQVQQQISRWKNELLSPEAVSKKMGELAVDEDIARIYPSYQQALKAYNAVDFDDLIRLPVNLLNNNLTVREKWQNKIRHLLVDEYQDSNTCQYLLVKLLTGIRAQFTVVGDDDQSIYAWRGARPENLAQLQEDYPQLKVIKLEQNYRSTGRILHVANHLIANNTHLFSKKLWSALGAGELLRVLVCKDDNDEAEQVIADLISHRLRNRSQYGDYAILYRGNHQSRIFEKILRHHGIPYRISGGQSWFARAEVKDIFAYLKLLCNEADDAAFLRVINTPKRGIGETSLDALGHYAQTKEQSLYNCASHLALAERVAEKPRAALQGFKEWFEEIKLKLQHQTTTDVLRDMIEESGYEAHIYEQCDTPAKAQKRMDNVWELVEWVGRLLAKDSTQQLSDVVNKLILIDILEQSDEQNSDMLQLMTLHASKGLEFPFVYLVGMEEELLPHRVSIDDEQIEEERRLAYVGITRAQKGLCLTLARQRRRGGELQDCQPSRFLDELPQDSLEWFGKSGERNEEKSKALAKSHLAGLKSLLE, from the coding sequence ATGCTAAATCCTCAACAAATGGCGGCAGTGCAGTATATCGATGGCCCTTTGTTGGTGCTGGCTGGAGCTGGCAGTGGTAAGACGCGCGTGATAACGCAAAAAATAGCGTACCTTCTGGAAAGTTGTGGCTATGCCGCAGCAAGTGTTTGTGCGGTTACTTTTACTAACAAAGCAGCAAATGAAATGCGAGCACGGGTTGCTGCTGTTTTGCCGGCACCAATCCGTCGTGGTTTAAAGGTCGCTACCTTCCATACCTTGGGCTTAAGTATTATTAAGCATCATGTAACCTTATGTGGTCTAAAACCTGGATTTTCAATTTTTGATAGTGAGGATTGTTTACAGCTATTGCGTAGTTTTTTGCCGGCAGGGAAAGCTAATGAGCGTGATTATTTATTGCAGGTGCAACAACAAATTTCGCGTTGGAAAAATGAATTATTAAGTCCAGAAGCTGTGAGCAAAAAGATGGGAGAGCTTGCTGTTGATGAGGATATAGCGCGGATTTATCCGAGTTATCAACAAGCTTTAAAAGCCTATAATGCAGTAGATTTTGATGATTTGATTCGTCTGCCGGTGAATTTATTAAATAATAACCTGACTGTTCGAGAAAAATGGCAGAATAAAATTCGCCATTTGCTGGTCGATGAATATCAGGATTCCAATACTTGCCAATATCTGTTGGTCAAATTACTAACGGGTATTCGTGCACAATTTACTGTGGTTGGTGATGATGACCAATCAATTTATGCCTGGCGCGGGGCAAGACCTGAGAATTTGGCACAGTTACAAGAAGATTATCCACAACTAAAGGTAATTAAACTTGAGCAAAACTATCGTTCGACGGGGCGAATTCTACATGTGGCGAATCACTTAATCGCCAATAACACACATTTATTCAGTAAAAAGTTATGGAGTGCTTTAGGGGCTGGTGAATTATTACGTGTCTTAGTCTGCAAAGATGATAATGATGAAGCAGAGCAAGTTATTGCCGATTTAATCAGTCATCGCTTAAGAAACCGCTCGCAATATGGAGATTACGCTATTTTATATCGTGGTAATCATCAGTCGCGCATCTTTGAAAAAATTTTACGGCATCATGGTATACCCTATCGTATTAGCGGTGGGCAATCCTGGTTTGCACGTGCAGAAGTTAAAGACATTTTTGCTTATTTAAAATTACTGTGTAATGAAGCTGATGATGCTGCCTTTTTAAGAGTTATCAATACGCCAAAACGAGGGATCGGCGAAACAAGTCTGGATGCATTAGGTCATTATGCCCAAACGAAAGAGCAAAGTTTATATAATTGTGCGAGTCACCTGGCATTGGCAGAGCGCGTTGCTGAAAAACCACGTGCTGCCTTGCAAGGGTTTAAGGAGTGGTTCGAGGAAATTAAACTCAAATTACAACACCAGACGACAACGGATGTTTTGCGTGACATGATTGAAGAGAGTGGTTATGAAGCCCATATTTATGAGCAGTGTGATACACCTGCTAAAGCACAAAAACGCATGGATAATGTTTGGGAATTGGTAGAATGGGTAGGGCGCCTACTTGCCAAAGATTCTACACAACAATTATCTGATGTGGTTAATAAGTTAATCCTCATTGATATTTTAGAACAATCCGATGAACAAAATAGTGATATGTTGCAATTAATGACTTTGCATGCTTCCAAGGGTTTGGAGTTTCCTTTTGTTTATTTGGTGGGCATGGAAGAGGAATTATTGCCTCATCGAGTGAGCATTGATGACGAGCAAATTGAAGAGGAGCGACGTCTTGCTTATGTGGGTATTACCCGTGCACAAAAAGGATTATGTTTGACCTTGGCGCGACAGCGTCGGCGTGGTGGGGAATTACAAGATTGTCAACCGAGCCGTTTTTTAGACGAATTACCTCAGGATAGCCTCGAGTGGTTTGGTAAAAGTGGCGAGCGGAATGAAGAGAAATCAAAAGCATTAGCTAAATCTCATTTGGCTGGATTAAAAAGTCTATTAGAATAA
- the lapA gene encoding aminopeptidase LapA: protein MRFTQWMVGLSTGFVLAINPLAAANSPAMEQLQVPQCLAAKLSSAYPVLAENNKFKIIEVPALEMNKLALFADKVHCGRFINVSHRLTTTTLTTKEQAARMLLAKTRLQTAKKSDIRYEIKHEEEVNAALAKVDTSNIINTLTHLTSYYNRSATVKRGKEVAEWLQQQFQQMAKEYGRNDTQTYFVKTGRYMQPSLVTVIGKDLKEPGIVIGAHMDTLDGRMPGAGDDGSGSSSVMEMARVLLASDLALKRPIYIIWYAAEERGLVGSQYVVEEFQKKAIPVKAAIQFDMTGFRNDANDQTMWVFRDYTDKALSNYIAELIQTYVKVPVNYSRCGYGCSDHASWTEVDVPAAFPCETSFEDHNPYIHSADDTMELLNAEHMTNFTKLGLAFAIELASE from the coding sequence ATGCGTTTTACTCAATGGATGGTTGGTTTGTCCACAGGGTTTGTGTTGGCTATTAATCCTCTCGCCGCTGCAAATTCACCCGCGATGGAGCAATTACAAGTTCCACAATGTTTGGCAGCCAAGTTGTCATCGGCTTACCCGGTATTGGCTGAAAATAATAAATTTAAAATTATTGAAGTGCCTGCATTGGAAATGAATAAATTAGCATTGTTTGCTGATAAAGTTCATTGTGGACGTTTTATTAATGTTAGTCATCGCCTGACTACCACGACATTGACTACCAAAGAGCAAGCTGCACGCATGCTTTTGGCAAAAACCAGATTACAAACCGCTAAAAAATCAGACATCAGATATGAAATTAAACATGAGGAAGAAGTCAATGCGGCCTTAGCCAAGGTAGATACAAGTAATATTATAAATACCCTGACTCATCTAACCTCCTATTACAATCGCTCAGCAACGGTTAAGCGAGGAAAAGAGGTTGCCGAATGGTTACAACAACAATTTCAACAAATGGCAAAAGAGTATGGTCGTAATGACACCCAGACTTACTTCGTAAAAACTGGCAGATATATGCAACCGTCTTTGGTTACCGTAATCGGCAAAGATTTAAAGGAACCAGGCATTGTGATTGGTGCTCATATGGATACGCTTGATGGTCGTATGCCGGGAGCCGGTGATGACGGTAGTGGTTCTTCAAGTGTAATGGAAATGGCCAGAGTTTTATTGGCTTCTGATTTAGCATTAAAACGTCCTATTTATATTATTTGGTATGCAGCTGAAGAACGTGGTCTTGTAGGCTCGCAATATGTTGTGGAAGAATTCCAAAAGAAAGCAATTCCGGTAAAAGCTGCTATTCAATTTGATATGACAGGTTTTCGTAATGATGCCAACGATCAAACGATGTGGGTTTTCCGTGACTATACTGATAAAGCGCTAAGTAATTACATTGCCGAACTTATTCAGACTTATGTCAAAGTTCCTGTGAATTATTCTCGATGTGGTTATGGCTGTAGTGATCACGCATCCTGGACAGAAGTAGATGTTCCTGCTGCTTTTCCTTGCGAAACAAGCTTTGAAGATCATAATCCATACATTCATTCAGCAGATGATACAATGGAGTTACTCAATGCCGAACACATGACTAACTTCACCAAGTTAGGGTTAGCCTTTGCTATAGAACTTGCTAGCGAGTAA
- a CDS encoding hydantoinase B/oxoprolinase family protein encodes MPKPQWEFWIDRGGTFTDVVARDPQGKLLSHKLLSENPDCYQDAIIQGIRNLLKKKTISAQDISCIRIGTTLSTNALLERKGEPVLLAITQGFADALRIGYQNRPELFALNIVLPSLLYERVIEIQERIDAKGNILQPLNQRRAALLMQEAYAQGYRAIAIVLMHGYRYHQHEKKLERLAKKIGFTHVSVSHQVAPVMKLIGRGDTTVVDAYLAPVLQRYIKTLQQTLKNIPLFFMQSNGGLVNAKAFKGKDSIFSGPAGGVVGMIKTSQIAGFKQVIGFDMGGTSTDISHFAGDYERQYACEFAGIRLQTPMMLIHTIAAGGGSILHFDGQRYIVGPDSAGANPGPCCYGHDGPLTITDCNVMVGKIQANFFPQVFGPTGDKSIDVAAVHKKFHHLTREINHITGGKRKAEQVAEGYLHVAVENMANAIKKISVQRGYDVGQYLLNCFGGASGQHACLVADNLRIKTILIHPLAGVLSAYGIGLAAISVQHEYPVEKTLTQKLQIFLQSKLQELEQANLVELKTQGITQPVHHKRQIHLRYQGSDTMLPVEFASTKAMRTAFSEKHNKQFGFSFAKKSLIIEAIAVETSVESETVAETDKTIHQRSQQEIPVSKLVTLYSQAQIHRVPVYQRHHLLPGDCIKGFAIISESNGTTVIESGWQALVTAKNHLLLTRYQPLAQQIPVSSSKQADPILLEVFNNRFMNIAEQMGEVLRNTASSVNIKERLDFSCAIFNGQGELIANAPHIPVHLGSMSASVKSILRSNHVMHPGDVYVLNAPYNGGTHLPDITVITPVFARQGKKLLFLLGSRGHHADIGGITPGSIPAASTIIEEEGILINGFKVIDRGHFREHATLKLLTQSPYPARNPQQNIEDLKAQIAANACGVKGLWDLVDCFGLKVVKDYMKHVCINATLAVRKVLKKLDNCHFSYGLDDGSQIKVVISINREKTKACIDFSGSAAQHPGNFNAPTAICHAAVLYVLRCLIDGNIPLNSGCFVPIDIVIPPHSLLNPTYPAAVVAGNVETSQCIVDTLLGALGVVSASQGTCNNFTFGNANYQYYETICGGAGAGPGFDGASAVHTHMTNTYLTDPEVLEWRFPVLVEAFSIRKSSGGVGQYQGGNGVIRRIRFLESMTANIISNHRKIPPYGLQGGNSGQVGHNWLQRKDGSIEELGSCGEKELHSGDVIVIETPGGGGYGKK; translated from the coding sequence ATGCCAAAACCGCAATGGGAATTTTGGATTGACCGCGGCGGCACATTTACCGATGTGGTTGCTCGCGATCCTCAAGGTAAGCTCTTAAGCCATAAGCTACTTTCTGAAAATCCTGATTGTTATCAAGATGCTATTATTCAGGGAATTCGAAATCTGCTTAAGAAAAAAACGATTTCCGCTCAGGATATTTCCTGCATCAGAATAGGCACGACGCTATCAACTAATGCCTTACTGGAGCGCAAGGGAGAACCTGTTTTATTAGCCATCACACAAGGTTTTGCTGATGCCTTGCGCATTGGTTACCAAAATAGACCGGAACTTTTTGCATTAAATATTGTGCTACCATCTCTACTCTATGAGCGCGTTATAGAAATTCAAGAGCGCATTGATGCCAAAGGTAATATTTTACAGCCTTTAAACCAGCGCCGTGCAGCGCTTCTCATGCAAGAAGCTTATGCTCAAGGCTATCGCGCAATCGCTATTGTTCTTATGCATGGTTATCGCTATCACCAACACGAAAAAAAACTAGAGCGCCTTGCCAAAAAAATTGGTTTCACTCATGTTTCTGTAAGCCATCAAGTTGCACCAGTCATGAAGTTAATTGGCCGTGGTGATACGACGGTGGTTGATGCCTATCTAGCTCCTGTTCTGCAGCGCTATATCAAAACCTTGCAGCAAACTTTAAAAAATATCCCTTTATTTTTTATGCAATCCAATGGCGGCCTTGTCAATGCTAAAGCATTTAAAGGCAAAGATAGTATTTTTTCAGGCCCCGCAGGTGGTGTTGTTGGCATGATTAAAACGAGTCAAATCGCTGGCTTTAAACAAGTGATAGGTTTTGATATGGGTGGAACGTCAACGGATATTTCTCATTTTGCCGGTGATTATGAGCGTCAGTATGCTTGTGAATTTGCCGGGATCCGTTTACAAACCCCGATGATGTTAATTCATACTATTGCCGCAGGCGGCGGATCTATTCTGCATTTTGATGGACAACGTTATATTGTCGGACCAGACTCTGCCGGTGCTAATCCTGGTCCTTGCTGCTATGGGCATGACGGCCCCTTAACTATTACTGACTGCAACGTGATGGTAGGCAAAATTCAAGCAAACTTTTTTCCCCAGGTTTTCGGTCCAACGGGAGATAAATCTATTGATGTAGCAGCGGTTCATAAAAAATTTCATCACTTAACGCGGGAAATAAATCATATAACAGGCGGGAAACGAAAAGCAGAACAGGTAGCAGAAGGCTATCTGCACGTCGCCGTCGAAAACATGGCAAACGCCATTAAAAAAATTTCTGTTCAACGAGGCTATGATGTAGGCCAATATCTTTTAAATTGTTTTGGAGGAGCCTCCGGCCAACATGCCTGTCTGGTTGCCGATAATTTACGGATTAAGACCATTTTAATTCATCCCTTAGCCGGTGTGTTGTCTGCTTATGGCATAGGTTTAGCTGCGATTAGCGTTCAGCACGAGTACCCTGTTGAAAAAACGTTAACTCAAAAGCTGCAAATTTTTTTACAATCAAAATTACAGGAATTAGAACAAGCCAATCTTGTAGAATTAAAAACTCAAGGCATTACACAACCTGTTCATCATAAACGACAAATTCATCTACGTTATCAAGGTTCTGATACCATGTTACCTGTGGAATTTGCCTCAACTAAAGCCATGCGCACGGCGTTTTCTGAAAAACATAACAAACAGTTTGGTTTTTCTTTTGCAAAAAAGAGCTTAATTATCGAAGCAATTGCCGTAGAAACCTCTGTTGAAAGTGAAACCGTTGCAGAAACTGATAAGACAATTCATCAGCGTTCACAACAAGAAATTCCGGTCAGTAAACTAGTTACTTTATATAGCCAAGCTCAAATTCACCGCGTTCCAGTCTATCAACGACATCATTTATTACCGGGCGATTGTATTAAGGGCTTTGCCATTATCAGCGAAAGTAATGGCACTACCGTCATTGAATCAGGATGGCAAGCACTGGTAACTGCAAAAAATCATTTATTGTTGACGCGCTATCAACCTTTAGCGCAACAAATCCCAGTCTCTTCTTCCAAACAGGCCGATCCCATTCTGCTTGAGGTATTTAACAACCGCTTTATGAATATTGCCGAACAAATGGGAGAGGTGTTACGTAACACCGCTAGTTCTGTCAATATTAAAGAACGACTTGATTTTTCTTGCGCAATTTTTAATGGCCAAGGAGAACTGATAGCGAATGCCCCTCATATTCCTGTGCACCTTGGTTCAATGAGTGCCAGTGTCAAAAGTATTTTACGTAGCAATCATGTAATGCATCCCGGCGATGTCTATGTTCTAAACGCACCATATAATGGCGGCACTCATTTACCAGATATTACAGTGATTACCCCTGTTTTTGCCAGACAGGGAAAAAAACTCTTGTTTCTATTAGGTTCTCGCGGACACCATGCAGATATAGGCGGAATTACTCCCGGCTCTATTCCTGCAGCAAGTACCATTATTGAAGAAGAAGGGATTTTAATTAACGGCTTTAAGGTAATTGATAGGGGGCATTTTCGTGAACATGCCACCTTAAAACTCCTCACTCAATCGCCTTATCCTGCACGTAATCCACAACAAAATATTGAAGATTTAAAGGCACAAATTGCAGCCAATGCCTGTGGCGTCAAAGGGTTATGGGATTTAGTAGATTGCTTTGGTTTAAAGGTTGTTAAAGATTATATGAAACACGTCTGTATAAATGCCACTTTAGCCGTCAGAAAAGTATTAAAAAAACTTGATAATTGTCATTTTAGCTATGGTTTAGATGATGGCAGCCAAATTAAAGTTGTGATTTCTATTAACAGAGAAAAAACTAAAGCTTGCATTGATTTTAGCGGCAGTGCTGCTCAACATCCAGGCAACTTTAATGCCCCCACAGCCATTTGTCACGCCGCTGTCTTATACGTATTACGTTGTTTAATCGATGGCAACATTCCTTTAAATAGCGGTTGTTTTGTTCCTATCGATATTGTTATTCCACCTCACAGTTTACTGAATCCCACTTATCCTGCGGCCGTTGTAGCGGGAAATGTTGAAACATCCCAATGTATTGTTGATACCTTGCTGGGTGCTTTAGGTGTGGTGTCAGCGTCGCAAGGAACCTGCAATAACTTTACTTTCGGTAATGCGAATTATCAATATTATGAAACCATTTGTGGTGGAGCAGGTGCAGGTCCAGGCTTTGATGGTGCTTCAGCAGTTCATACTCATATGACCAATACTTATTTAACTGACCCTGAAGTTCTTGAATGGCGATTTCCGGTTTTAGTTGAAGCATTTTCCATTCGTAAGAGTAGTGGTGGTGTGGGTCAATATCAAGGGGGAAACGGCGTTATTCGCCGTATTCGTTTTTTAGAATCGATGACCGCTAACATTATTTCCAATCATCGTAAAATTCCACCCTATGGTTTACAAGGAGGAAACTCAGGTCAAGTGGGGCATAACTGGTTGCAGAGAAAAGATGGCAGCATAGAAGAGCTCGGTAGTTGTGGAGAAAAAGAATTGCATTCTGGCGATGTCATTGTGATTGAGACACCAGGAGGCGGCGGCTATGGTAAGAAATAA
- a CDS encoding SpoVR family protein, producing the protein MRKKPLSTGAEWTFELIQAYDKEIARLAKEFKLDTYPNQIEIISAEQMMDAYASVGMPIGYHHWSFGKHFVGVEKSYKRGQMGLAYELVINSNPCISYLMEENTMAMQALVIAHACYGHNSFFKNNYLFKMWTSADAIIDYLVFARNYISECEQRYGIDEVEAILDACHALMNYGVDRYKHPTSLSIQEEKIRQQNREMYLQSQVNELWRTIPQSKHVDENGQKKRFPEEPQENILYFIEKNAPLLKSWQREIVRIVRKIAQYFYPQGQTKVMNEGWACFWHHTLLNALYDEGLVTDEFMLEILQSHTNVIMQPPFNSPYFSGINPYTLGYHMMQDIKRICENPTEEDKHWFPYLVHTDWLSSLDLAMRNFKDESFIAQYLSPRLIRELKLFYVVDDDRQPDLLVGAIHNEQGYQTIREALSRQYNLGYIEPDIQIYSVDVEGDRSLTLRYTQQNRVPLGDSTSEVLKHLYTLWKFPVAIHAVDPLGQITAEYHCPPIPNKPTPKDMPN; encoded by the coding sequence ATGAGAAAAAAGCCTTTATCCACTGGTGCTGAATGGACCTTTGAACTTATTCAAGCCTATGATAAAGAAATTGCTCGTTTGGCTAAGGAATTCAAATTAGACACGTACCCAAATCAAATTGAAATAATTTCGGCAGAGCAGATGATGGATGCTTACGCTTCAGTAGGCATGCCTATTGGTTATCATCACTGGTCATTCGGTAAGCATTTTGTGGGAGTTGAAAAAAGTTACAAACGAGGACAAATGGGATTGGCTTACGAATTAGTCATTAATTCAAATCCATGCATTTCTTACCTTATGGAAGAAAATACAATGGCCATGCAAGCCCTGGTAATTGCCCATGCCTGTTATGGTCATAACTCTTTTTTCAAAAATAATTACTTATTCAAAATGTGGACCTCGGCAGATGCCATCATTGATTACCTCGTTTTTGCAAGAAATTATATCAGCGAGTGTGAGCAACGCTATGGCATTGATGAAGTGGAAGCAATTCTTGATGCTTGTCATGCCTTAATGAATTATGGTGTTGATCGCTATAAACACCCTACCAGTTTATCGATTCAAGAAGAGAAAATCCGCCAGCAAAATCGGGAAATGTATTTACAATCTCAGGTTAATGAATTATGGCGTACTATTCCTCAAAGTAAGCACGTTGATGAGAATGGTCAGAAAAAGCGCTTTCCCGAAGAACCACAAGAAAATATTCTCTACTTTATTGAAAAAAATGCACCTTTATTAAAATCCTGGCAACGAGAAATTGTCCGCATTGTCAGAAAAATTGCGCAATATTTTTATCCTCAGGGACAAACTAAGGTAATGAATGAAGGCTGGGCTTGCTTTTGGCATCACACGCTTTTGAATGCCTTGTATGACGAGGGCCTGGTGACTGATGAATTTATGTTAGAAATTCTGCAAAGCCATACCAATGTTATTATGCAACCCCCCTTTAATAGTCCTTATTTTAGCGGTATTAATCCCTACACTTTAGGTTATCACATGATGCAGGATATCAAGCGCATTTGTGAAAATCCTACCGAAGAAGACAAGCACTGGTTTCCGTATTTAGTCCATACAGATTGGCTTTCAAGTCTGGATTTGGCAATGAGAAACTTCAAGGATGAAAGCTTTATTGCACAATACCTATCGCCACGCCTTATCCGCGAATTAAAATTATTCTATGTCGTGGACGATGATAGACAACCTGATTTATTAGTTGGCGCCATTCATAATGAGCAAGGCTACCAAACCATTCGCGAAGCATTATCAAGACAGTATAACCTTGGTTATATTGAACCTGATATTCAAATCTATTCTGTCGATGTAGAAGGTGATCGCTCCCTGACTTTACGCTATACCCAACAAAATCGTGTTCCGCTTGGCGATAGTACCTCAGAAGTATTAAAACATTTGTATACCCTATGGAAATTCCCAGTTGCTATACATGCAGTCGATCCCTTAGGACAGATTACGGCGGAATATCATTGTCCTCCAATACCTAACAAACCGACACCTAAGGATATGCCGAATTAG